A window from Enterocloster bolteae encodes these proteins:
- a CDS encoding DUF4349 domain-containing protein: MKKWKKKRTWTLAMTLVLLALLSLSACGSKLSNTAATAETMAAGYAMDVREAAITMAPAGEDLNGLKAESGSGLSPSPDIGSPGEAGRKLIRDVSMNVEARDFDGVLSQITDQVGELGGYVESSDVSGVSVDSYGGSQQRHADIRARIPADRLDRFVETVESAGNVTSKQEQVTDVTLQYSDTESRKKSLEIEQERLWALLEKAESLDAVVALEARLSEIRYELESYTSQLRLYDNQVHYSTVSIYMREVKDLTPTAPDSIGTRIQKGFNRSLNNLGEAVTDLIVWLAVNSPILFVLAVIIGAVVLIVRRLSRKLRGGNRSPRRFSPFRGKPMGGKKGAKDQKEQAEKGQPEKEPPEKEPPEREQAEKEQN, encoded by the coding sequence ATGAAAAAATGGAAAAAGAAGCGTACATGGACGCTGGCAATGACGCTGGTTCTTCTGGCACTGCTCTCTCTGTCTGCCTGCGGCAGCAAGCTGTCCAATACGGCAGCCACGGCTGAGACCATGGCTGCAGGATATGCTATGGATGTGAGGGAAGCAGCGATAACCATGGCCCCTGCGGGAGAAGACCTGAATGGGTTAAAGGCTGAGAGCGGAAGCGGTCTGTCACCCTCGCCGGACATCGGAAGTCCGGGGGAAGCAGGCAGGAAGCTGATACGGGATGTGAGTATGAACGTGGAGGCCAGGGACTTTGACGGTGTCCTCTCCCAGATTACAGATCAGGTAGGGGAGCTGGGCGGTTATGTGGAATCCTCTGATGTGTCGGGAGTCAGCGTCGATTCCTATGGCGGCAGCCAGCAGCGCCATGCGGACATCAGGGCCAGGATTCCGGCCGACCGGCTGGACCGCTTTGTAGAGACGGTGGAGAGCGCGGGAAATGTGACCAGCAAGCAGGAGCAGGTGACGGATGTGACCCTGCAGTATTCGGATACGGAGAGCCGCAAGAAATCGCTGGAGATAGAGCAGGAACGGCTTTGGGCCTTGCTGGAAAAAGCGGAGTCCCTGGATGCGGTGGTGGCTCTGGAGGCCCGGCTCTCAGAGATCCGCTATGAGCTGGAGTCCTACACATCCCAGCTGCGCCTCTATGACAATCAGGTGCATTACAGCACTGTATCCATCTATATGAGGGAGGTAAAGGACCTTACCCCCACTGCGCCGGACAGCATTGGAACCAGGATTCAGAAGGGCTTTAACCGCAGTCTGAATAACCTTGGGGAGGCCGTAACTGACCTGATTGTATGGCTTGCCGTCAACAGTCCCATCCTGTTCGTACTGGCTGTTATCATTGGGGCGGTTGTCCTTATTGTCAGAAGACTGAGCCGAAAGCTGCGGGGCGGGAACCGATCCCCAAGGCGTTTCTCTCCATTCCGCGGCAAGCCCATGGGAGGAAAGAAGGGCGCAAAGGACCAGAAGGAGCAGGCGGAGAAAGGACAGCCGGAGAAAGAACCGCCGGAGAAAGAACCGCCGGAGAGGGAACAGGCGGAGAAAGAACAGAATTAA
- a CDS encoding sodium:solute symporter family transporter, whose amino-acid sequence MTVKLLMLVIFFAIMLGVGFYSRRHATNVNDFVLGGRGVGPWLTAFAYGTSYFSAVVFIGYAGQFGWKYGLASTWIGIGNALIGSLLAWVILGRRTRVMSKHLSSATMPEFFGSRFHSQGMKIVASLIIFVFLIPYTASVYNGLSRLFGMAFDIPYSVCVMGMAILTAVYVILGGYMATAINDFIQGIIMLAGIAAIILSVLSGQGGFTAAVGRLAQIPSEVPVTLGQPGAYTSFFGPDPLNLLGVVILTSLGTWGLPQMIHKFYTIRSEKAIATGTVISTLFAIVISGGSYFLGGFGRLFDSPAIYNGNGSVAYDTIIPAMLSGLPDLLIGIVVMLVLSASMSTLSSLVLTSSSTLTLDFIKGSLVKNMKDKTQLVLMQCLIVAFIVISVVLALDPPDFIAQLMGISWGALAGAFLAPFLYGLYWKRTTPAAVWASFATGIGITVSNMFLHYIASPINAGAVSMIVGLIIVPLVSLLTPRMDSRDINAIFSCYDNLVEATTKKVLPDDQSFDSPAFKKRKKK is encoded by the coding sequence ATGACTGTTAAACTGCTGATGCTGGTTATCTTTTTTGCCATCATGCTGGGAGTGGGATTCTATTCCCGTCGCCATGCCACCAATGTCAATGACTTTGTTCTGGGAGGAAGGGGCGTGGGGCCCTGGCTCACCGCCTTTGCCTATGGCACCTCCTACTTTTCCGCTGTGGTATTTATCGGTTATGCCGGTCAGTTCGGATGGAAATACGGCCTGGCCTCCACCTGGATTGGCATTGGCAATGCCCTGATCGGCAGCCTGCTGGCCTGGGTCATCCTGGGGCGGCGGACCAGGGTCATGAGCAAGCATCTCTCCTCGGCCACCATGCCGGAATTCTTCGGCAGCCGGTTCCACAGCCAGGGCATGAAGATTGTTGCCTCCCTGATTATATTTGTCTTTCTCATACCCTACACAGCCTCTGTCTACAATGGTCTGTCCCGGTTATTCGGCATGGCCTTTGATATTCCCTACAGTGTCTGTGTCATGGGCATGGCTATCCTGACAGCGGTCTATGTCATCCTGGGCGGTTATATGGCCACGGCCATCAATGATTTCATCCAGGGCATCATCATGCTGGCCGGCATCGCCGCCATCATCCTCAGCGTTTTAAGCGGCCAGGGAGGATTTACGGCTGCTGTGGGCAGACTGGCGCAGATTCCCAGCGAGGTCCCGGTTACCCTGGGCCAGCCCGGAGCCTACACCTCCTTCTTCGGACCGGATCCCCTGAACCTGCTGGGCGTGGTGATTCTCACCTCCCTTGGAACCTGGGGCCTGCCCCAGATGATTCACAAATTCTATACCATCCGAAGCGAAAAAGCCATTGCCACAGGCACCGTGATTTCCACCCTGTTTGCCATTGTCATCTCCGGGGGCAGCTATTTCCTGGGCGGCTTCGGCCGGCTCTTTGACAGCCCTGCCATTTATAATGGAAATGGATCCGTGGCTTATGATACCATCATACCGGCCATGCTGTCCGGACTTCCGGACCTGCTGATTGGAATTGTTGTCATGCTGGTGCTGTCCGCATCCATGTCCACCCTTTCCTCCCTGGTGCTCACCTCCAGCTCCACCCTGACCCTGGATTTTATCAAAGGCAGTCTTGTGAAGAACATGAAGGATAAAACCCAGCTGGTGCTGATGCAGTGCCTGATTGTGGCCTTTATCGTCATAAGCGTTGTCCTGGCCCTGGATCCGCCTGACTTCATTGCCCAGCTCATGGGTATCTCCTGGGGCGCGCTGGCCGGAGCCTTTCTGGCTCCCTTCCTCTACGGCCTGTACTGGAAAAGAACCACGCCCGCGGCTGTGTGGGCCAGCTTTGCCACCGGCATCGGTATCACGGTTTCAAATATGTTCCTGCACTATATTGCGTCCCCCATCAATGCAGGTGCTGTCTCCATGATTGTGGGACTCATTATCGTTCCTCTGGTATCCCTCCTGACGCCAAGGATGGACTCCAGGGACATAAACGCCATCTTTTCCTGCTACGATAATCTGGTGGAGGCCACCACTAAGAAGGTCCTGCCCGACGACCAGTCCTTTGATTCACCGGCTTTTAAAAAGAGAAAGAAAAAATAA
- a CDS encoding YhcH/YjgK/YiaL family protein, with product MIFDEKKNLDFYRNLGIEGRYAKAVDFLQNTDLEALEPGKYEIDGKNVYANVTAYTTIPWEEAKYEAHEHYTDIQYVIEGSEIMSYAPVHEMTVKVPYNPDKDVVFFENTTPGLRVVTGAGQYLIFNPWDAHKPKAANGEPAPIKKVIVKIKED from the coding sequence ATGATTTTTGATGAGAAGAAGAACCTGGACTTTTACAGGAATTTAGGGATTGAAGGCAGATATGCCAAGGCCGTGGATTTCCTTCAGAATACGGACCTTGAGGCATTGGAGCCGGGAAAGTATGAGATTGACGGCAAAAACGTGTATGCCAATGTAACAGCCTACACCACCATCCCGTGGGAGGAGGCTAAATATGAGGCACATGAGCATTACACCGATATCCAGTACGTGATTGAGGGCAGCGAGATTATGAGCTACGCGCCGGTACATGAGATGACTGTAAAGGTTCCATATAATCCGGATAAGGATGTGGTATTCTTTGAGAACACCACCCCCGGACTTAGGGTTGTGACCGGAGCCGGACAGTATCTGATTTTTAACCCATGGGATGCCCATAAGCCAAAGGCTGCCAACGGAGAGCCGGCACCGATTAAAAAGGTGATTGTAAAAATCAAAGAGGATTAA
- a CDS encoding RnfABCDGE type electron transport complex subunit D translates to MSKLLNVSSSPHVRSHETTHSIMLDVAIAMLPATAFGVYHFGMHALLVLIVTVAACVLSEYVYEKLMKKPSTISDCSALVTGLILALNMPPEIPVWIPALGGIFAIIVVKQLYGGLGQNFMNPALAARCFLLISFAGKMTNFSYSGFDGVSGATPLAVLKSGGTVDVPAMFVGNIPGTIGEVSVIALLIGAAYLLAKKVISIRIPGTYILTVVVFAILFGGHGFDLNYIAAHLCGGGLIFGAFFMATDYVTSPITPKGQIVFGILLGVLTGLFRIFGGSAEGVSYAIIISNILVPLIEKVTLPKAFGKEGK, encoded by the coding sequence ATGAGTAAATTATTAAACGTATCATCATCCCCGCATGTGAGAAGCCATGAGACCACCCACAGCATCATGCTGGACGTGGCCATTGCCATGTTGCCTGCAACTGCTTTCGGTGTGTATCATTTCGGCATGCATGCGCTGCTGGTGCTTATAGTTACGGTTGCAGCCTGTGTTTTAAGTGAGTATGTATATGAGAAGCTGATGAAGAAGCCAAGCACCATCAGCGACTGCAGTGCCCTGGTCACGGGCCTGATTCTGGCACTGAACATGCCTCCGGAGATTCCGGTGTGGATTCCTGCTCTGGGTGGAATCTTTGCCATTATCGTGGTGAAGCAGCTCTACGGCGGCCTGGGACAGAACTTTATGAACCCGGCTCTGGCAGCCAGATGCTTCCTGCTGATTTCCTTTGCGGGAAAAATGACAAATTTCAGCTACAGCGGGTTTGACGGCGTGTCCGGCGCGACCCCCCTGGCAGTGCTTAAAAGCGGCGGGACCGTGGATGTTCCGGCCATGTTTGTGGGAAATATCCCGGGCACCATCGGAGAGGTTTCCGTGATTGCCCTTTTAATCGGCGCAGCCTATCTTCTGGCAAAGAAGGTAATCTCCATCCGGATTCCAGGCACCTACATACTGACGGTTGTGGTATTTGCCATCCTGTTCGGAGGCCATGGATTTGATTTAAATTACATTGCAGCCCATCTGTGCGGCGGCGGCCTGATTTTCGGTGCCTTCTTTATGGCAACCGACTATGTGACCAGCCCCATCACGCCAAAGGGCCAGATTGTGTTTGGTATCCTGCTGGGCGTGCTCACAGGACTGTTCAGGATTTTCGGCGGCTCCGCAGAGGGCGTGTCCTACGCAATTATCATCAGCAACATCCTTGTTCCGCTGATTGAGAAAGTAACCCTTCCCAAAGCATTTGGAAAGGAGGGCAAGTAA
- the rsxE gene encoding electron transport complex subunit RsxE, which yields MNNCSERLYNGIVKENPTFVLMLGMCPTLAVTTSAVNGLGMGLSTTVVLLFSNMIISALRKIIPDRVRIPAYIVIVASLVTVVQLLLQAYVPSLYSALGIYIPLIVVNCIILGRAESYASKNGPLVSTFDGIGMGLGFTLALTCIGLVREILGSGAIFGNVVIPEDYHIAIFVLAPGAFFVLAVLTALQNKFKAPSATNGSVPQSRLACGGNCMECTGSSCMSNHEVLETRKRQAEEKALAAKKEAVAKKEAELKAATSKKEN from the coding sequence ATGAATAACTGTTCTGAACGTTTATATAACGGTATTGTGAAAGAAAACCCTACCTTCGTCCTGATGCTTGGTATGTGTCCGACCCTGGCCGTAACCACATCAGCTGTCAACGGCCTTGGTATGGGACTTTCCACAACCGTGGTTTTACTGTTTTCCAATATGATTATATCAGCACTCCGTAAGATTATACCGGACCGCGTGCGTATCCCGGCATACATCGTTATCGTGGCTTCCCTGGTTACCGTTGTGCAGCTGCTGCTTCAGGCCTATGTGCCGAGCCTGTATTCTGCCCTTGGTATCTATATTCCGCTGATTGTAGTTAACTGTATCATTCTTGGCCGCGCAGAGTCCTACGCATCCAAGAACGGCCCGCTTGTATCCACCTTTGACGGTATCGGCATGGGCCTGGGCTTTACCCTTGCCCTTACATGTATCGGCCTTGTCCGCGAGATCCTTGGTTCCGGCGCAATCTTCGGCAATGTAGTGATTCCTGAGGATTACCACATCGCCATCTTTGTTCTGGCTCCCGGCGCGTTCTTTGTCCTTGCAGTGCTGACCGCCCTTCAGAACAAGTTCAAGGCGCCGTCAGCGACCAACGGTTCCGTTCCCCAGTCCAGACTGGCATGCGGCGGCAACTGTATGGAGTGCACGGGTTCCTCCTGCATGTCCAACCATGAAGTGCTGGAGACCAGGAAGCGCCAGGCGGAAGAGAAGGCCCTTGCTGCAAAGAAGGAAGCCGTAGCAAAGAAGGAAGCAGAGTTAAAAGCAGCTACTTCCAAGAAAGAAAATTAG
- a CDS encoding RnfABCDGE type electron transport complex subunit B, with protein sequence MVTGIIIAAAVVGILGILIGVFLGIASEKFKVEVDEKEILVRNELPGNNCGGCGYAGCDALAKAIAAGQADVGACPVGGASTAEKIGAIMGVAGGAAEKKVAFVKCKGSCDKTAVQYNYYGVDDCKKVSVVPGAGEKACAYGCMGYGSCVRACAFDAIHVVDGVAVVDKEKCVACGKCVASCPNHLIELVPYKAEHLVQCSSHDKGKDVKAVCAAGCIGCTLCTKQCEFDAIHMENNLAVIDYEKCTNCGKCAEKCPVKVIV encoded by the coding sequence ATGGTTACAGGTATTATAATAGCGGCAGCCGTGGTAGGTATCCTTGGTATTCTGATAGGTGTCTTCTTAGGCATAGCCAGCGAGAAGTTTAAAGTTGAAGTAGATGAAAAGGAAATCCTGGTCCGCAACGAGCTGCCCGGCAACAACTGCGGCGGCTGCGGATATGCGGGCTGTGACGCACTGGCAAAGGCAATCGCAGCCGGCCAGGCGGATGTAGGCGCATGTCCTGTGGGCGGCGCTTCCACCGCGGAGAAAATCGGAGCCATCATGGGCGTTGCAGGCGGAGCTGCCGAGAAGAAGGTGGCCTTCGTGAAATGTAAAGGTTCATGTGACAAAACCGCCGTACAGTACAACTATTACGGTGTGGATGACTGTAAGAAGGTATCTGTTGTCCCGGGCGCCGGCGAGAAGGCCTGCGCATACGGATGTATGGGCTACGGCTCCTGTGTCAGGGCATGTGCCTTTGACGCCATCCATGTAGTGGACGGCGTGGCAGTGGTAGATAAGGAAAAATGTGTTGCCTGCGGCAAGTGTGTGGCATCCTGTCCGAACCACCTGATTGAGCTGGTGCCGTATAAGGCAGAGCATCTGGTACAGTGCAGCTCCCACGACAAAGGCAAAGATGTAAAAGCTGTCTGTGCGGCCGGCTGTATCGGATGTACCCTGTGTACAAAGCAGTGTGAGTTTGATGCCATCCATATGGAGAACAATCTGGCTGTCATTGACTACGAGAAGTGTACCAACTGCGGCAAGTGCGCAGAAAAATGTCCTGTCAAGGTTATTGTTTAG
- the rsxA gene encoding electron transport complex subunit RsxA has product MKELLLIAIGSALVNNVVLSQFLGLCPFLGVSKKVETSAGMGAAVIFVITIASAVTSLVYTGILVNLHLEYLQTIVFILVIAALVQFVEMFLKKSMPSLYEALGVYLPLITTNCAVLGVALTNVTKSYNFVQSVVNGIGISVGFTIAIVMLAGVREKIEHNDVPYSFQGSPIVLITSGLMAIAFFGFSGLI; this is encoded by the coding sequence ATGAAAGAGTTATTGTTAATTGCCATTGGTTCCGCTCTGGTTAATAACGTTGTTTTGAGCCAGTTCTTAGGACTTTGTCCATTCCTCGGTGTTTCAAAAAAGGTTGAGACTTCAGCCGGTATGGGTGCAGCGGTTATTTTCGTTATTACCATTGCGTCCGCTGTGACCAGCCTGGTGTATACAGGGATTCTTGTGAATCTGCATCTGGAATATCTCCAGACTATTGTATTCATCCTGGTTATCGCAGCCCTGGTTCAGTTCGTGGAGATGTTCTTAAAGAAATCCATGCCGTCACTGTATGAGGCTCTGGGCGTATACCTGCCTCTGATTACCACCAACTGTGCGGTTCTGGGCGTTGCCCTTACCAATGTGACGAAGTCCTATAACTTCGTGCAGAGCGTTGTAAACGGTATCGGTATCTCCGTTGGTTTTACCATTGCTATTGTCATGTTAGCTGGTGTCCGCGAGAAGATTGAGCATAATGACGTCCCATATTCATTCCAGGGGTCACCGATAGTCCTTATTACCTCGGGTCTTATGGCAATCGCATTTTTCGGATTTTCCGGATTAATTTAG
- a CDS encoding RnfABCDGE type electron transport complex subunit G codes for MNKAGFMKDALILFVITLVSGCLLGGVYQVTKEPIEKATIAANNKAYKAVFNEAESFEPDDALTAAVEGCNADLAGMDFGGVKVENVLKAVDGSGSQLGYVITSLSNDSYGGAVKVSVGIKEDGTITGIEFLEINDTPGLGLKAKEPKFKDQFIGKNAESLSVTKMGNADDTQINAISGATITSSATTNAVNAALYYLHNCIK; via the coding sequence ATGAATAAAGCAGGATTTATGAAAGACGCGCTGATCCTTTTTGTCATCACACTGGTATCGGGCTGCCTGCTTGGCGGTGTGTACCAGGTAACTAAGGAACCCATTGAGAAGGCTACCATTGCTGCCAACAACAAGGCTTACAAGGCAGTATTTAACGAGGCTGAGTCATTTGAACCGGATGATGCCCTTACAGCCGCGGTCGAGGGATGCAACGCAGACCTGGCCGGCATGGATTTTGGCGGCGTCAAGGTGGAGAATGTGCTTAAGGCAGTAGACGGCAGCGGCAGCCAGCTGGGCTATGTCATCACTTCCCTTTCCAATGACAGTTATGGCGGCGCTGTGAAGGTATCCGTGGGCATTAAGGAGGACGGCACCATTACAGGAATCGAGTTCCTGGAAATCAATGATACGCCGGGTCTGGGACTTAAGGCCAAGGAGCCTAAATTCAAAGACCAGTTCATAGGCAAGAATGCCGAATCCTTAAGTGTAACCAAGATGGGGAATGCGGACGACACCCAGATTAACGCAATCAGCGGTGCCACCATTACTTCCAGTGCAACAACCAACGCAGTGAATGCAGCTTTATATTACCTGCATAACTGCATCAAATAA
- the pckA gene encoding phosphoenolpyruvate carboxykinase (ATP) → MANVDLSQYGITGTTEIVYNPSYEMLFEEETKPTLEGYEKGQVSELGAVNVMTGIYTGRSPKDKFIVMDENSKDTVWWTTDEYKNDNHPASQEAWDTVKKIALEELSNKRLFVVDAFCGANKDTRMAIRFIVEVAWQAHFVKNMFIQPSAEELENFKPDFVVYNASKAKVENYKELGLNSETAAMFNITSREQVIVNTWYGGEMKKGMFSMMNYYLPLKGIASMHCSANTDMNGENTAIFFGLSGTGKTTLSTDPKRLLIGDDEHGWDDNGVFNFEGGCYAKVINLDKDSEPDIYNAIRRNALLENVTLDADGKIDFDDKSVTENTRVSYPIDHIEKIVRPVSAAPAAKDVIFLSADAFGVLPPVSVLTPEQTQYYFLSGFTAKLAGTERGITEPTPTFSACFGQAFLELHPTKYAEELVKRMEKSGAKAYLVNTGWNGTGKRISIRDTRGIIDAILDGSIAKAPTKQLPFFNFEIPTELPGVDPKILDPRDTYAEVSQWEEKAKDLAQRFVKNFAKYEGNEAGKALVSAGPQL, encoded by the coding sequence ATGGCAAATGTAGATTTGAGTCAGTATGGTATTACCGGAACCACAGAAATTGTTTATAATCCTTCCTATGAGATGTTATTTGAAGAAGAGACTAAACCAACTCTGGAGGGGTATGAAAAAGGCCAGGTAAGCGAACTTGGTGCAGTGAATGTCATGACTGGTATTTACACAGGTCGTTCCCCTAAGGACAAGTTCATTGTCATGGATGAGAACTCAAAGGACACTGTATGGTGGACAACGGACGAGTACAAGAATGACAATCATCCGGCCAGCCAGGAAGCATGGGATACAGTAAAGAAGATTGCCCTGGAAGAACTTTCTAACAAGAGACTGTTTGTTGTAGACGCATTCTGTGGAGCAAACAAGGATACCCGCATGGCAATCCGCTTCATTGTTGAGGTTGCGTGGCAGGCTCATTTCGTAAAAAACATGTTTATCCAGCCAAGCGCAGAGGAACTGGAGAACTTTAAGCCGGATTTCGTTGTATATAATGCTTCCAAGGCAAAGGTGGAAAATTACAAGGAGTTAGGCCTGAACTCCGAGACAGCCGCTATGTTCAATATTACCAGCCGCGAGCAGGTAATCGTGAACACATGGTACGGCGGAGAGATGAAAAAAGGCATGTTCTCAATGATGAACTATTATCTGCCTCTGAAGGGCATTGCATCCATGCATTGTTCTGCCAACACAGATATGAACGGTGAGAACACCGCAATCTTCTTCGGACTTTCCGGAACAGGAAAAACCACTCTTTCAACAGACCCCAAGCGTCTTCTTATCGGTGATGACGAGCACGGCTGGGATGACAACGGCGTATTTAACTTCGAGGGCGGATGCTATGCAAAGGTCATTAACCTGGATAAGGATTCTGAGCCGGACATCTACAATGCAATCAGACGCAATGCTCTTTTGGAGAATGTTACACTTGATGCTGACGGCAAGATTGATTTTGATGACAAGAGCGTAACTGAGAATACACGTGTATCTTATCCGATTGATCATATTGAGAAGATTGTTCGTCCGGTATCAGCTGCTCCTGCTGCAAAGGATGTTATTTTCCTGTCAGCAGATGCGTTCGGCGTACTGCCTCCAGTATCCGTTCTGACTCCGGAGCAGACACAGTACTATTTCCTGTCCGGATTTACAGCAAAGCTTGCCGGTACAGAGCGTGGCATCACAGAGCCCACACCTACATTCTCAGCCTGCTTCGGACAGGCATTCCTGGAACTGCATCCAACCAAGTATGCAGAGGAGCTTGTTAAGAGAATGGAGAAGAGCGGCGCAAAGGCATACCTGGTTAACACCGGCTGGAATGGAACAGGCAAGCGTATCTCTATCCGCGATACCCGCGGTATCATTGATGCGATTCTTGACGGCTCCATTGCAAAGGCTCCAACCAAGCAGCTTCCATTCTTCAACTTTGAGATTCCTACCGAGCTTCCAGGCGTAGATCCTAAGATTCTGGATCCCCGCGATACATACGCAGAGGTATCACAGTGGGAGGAAAAGGCAAAAGATCTGGCACAGCGTTTTGTCAAGAACTTTGCAAAATATGAGGGCAACGAGGCTGGAAAGGCACTGGTTTCCGCTGGTCCTCAGTTATAA
- a CDS encoding cell wall hydrolase, translated as MLTLHSFLRSVVLFVKSLTVKVTKQMYRSSSVVMAGMMVVAIIAFSANGFGGGGRNALAAPMTEESDAIDMAEEENEGSGLVTEAKVQFGHLNTDSEGQHLAGALLEADVREKQRKQAAAQTQIETLQKQILKERQEEEARKKAEEERRAARRIKYTDEDYQVLLRIVQAEAGICDPKGKILVADVIINRVLSGKFPDSVKAVVYQPSQFQPVSNGTINTVKVTAETIECVDRALAGEDYSNGALYFMNRRASGSAASWFDRRLTYLFAHDGHEFFR; from the coding sequence ATGCTTACATTACATTCATTCCTTCGTTCGGTAGTTCTCTTTGTTAAGTCACTGACTGTGAAAGTGACAAAGCAGATGTACCGTTCCTCATCGGTGGTGATGGCGGGTATGATGGTAGTGGCCATCATAGCATTTTCAGCCAATGGGTTTGGCGGCGGGGGAAGAAACGCCCTGGCAGCGCCCATGACGGAGGAAAGTGACGCCATTGACATGGCGGAGGAGGAAAACGAAGGAAGCGGTCTGGTTACTGAAGCAAAAGTACAATTCGGACATTTAAACACAGACAGTGAAGGCCAGCATCTGGCCGGTGCGCTGCTGGAAGCGGACGTCCGAGAGAAACAGAGAAAGCAGGCAGCTGCACAGACCCAGATTGAGACACTTCAGAAACAGATATTAAAGGAGAGACAGGAAGAGGAGGCCAGGAAAAAGGCGGAGGAAGAGCGCCGGGCAGCCAGAAGGATTAAATATACGGATGAAGATTACCAGGTACTCCTGCGCATTGTCCAGGCGGAGGCGGGAATCTGCGACCCCAAGGGAAAGATACTGGTTGCGGATGTGATCATTAACCGTGTCCTGTCGGGAAAATTCCCGGACAGCGTAAAGGCAGTTGTATACCAGCCATCCCAGTTTCAGCCGGTATCCAACGGCACCATCAACACGGTAAAGGTCACAGCGGAAACCATTGAATGCGTGGACCGTGCCCTGGCCGGTGAAGATTATTCCAACGGAGCCCTGTATTTTATGAACAGAAGGGCATCCGGCAGTGCTGCCTCCTGGTTCGACAGGCGGCTGACCTACCTTTTTGCCCATGACGGACATGAGTTCTTCCGATAA
- the rsxC gene encoding electron transport complex subunit RsxC has translation MGLATFIGGIHPYEGKELSENKPVQVLMPKGDLVYPMSQHIGAPAKPLVAKGDHVLAGQKIGEAGGFISANVIASVSGTVKAIEPRRMANGAMVPSIVVENDGEYKTVEGVGEDRDPSGLSKEEIRNIVKEAGIVGLGGAGFPTHVKLTPKDENAIEYILVNGAECEPYLTSDYRMMLEEPEKIVGGLKVILQLFDNAKGVIGIENNKPEAIKKLTEMVKDEPRITVCPLMTKYPQGGERSLIYAVTGRKVNSSMLPADAGCIVDNVDTVISIYMAVCKSTPLMRKIITVTGDAVADPRNFSVKLGTNYQELLDAAGGFKTEPEKVLSGGPMMGQAIFDLNIPVSKTSSALTCFTKDQVAEMEPSACIRCGKCVSVCPSHIIPVMMMQAALRDDCETFEKLNGMECMECGSCTYICPAKRPLTQAFKEMRKTVAANRRKKG, from the coding sequence ATGGGTTTGGCGACTTTTATAGGCGGCATCCATCCATATGAGGGGAAAGAGCTGTCAGAGAACAAACCGGTACAGGTCCTGATGCCAAAGGGCGACCTGGTGTATCCGATGTCACAGCACATTGGTGCACCCGCGAAGCCTCTGGTAGCAAAGGGCGATCATGTACTGGCAGGCCAGAAGATTGGAGAAGCAGGCGGTTTCATCTCTGCAAATGTAATTGCTTCTGTTTCAGGAACGGTGAAGGCCATTGAACCAAGGCGTATGGCTAACGGAGCAATGGTGCCCTCCATTGTGGTTGAAAATGATGGAGAATATAAGACGGTTGAGGGCGTAGGAGAGGACAGGGACCCATCAGGCCTGTCTAAAGAGGAAATCCGCAACATTGTGAAGGAAGCCGGTATCGTGGGTCTCGGCGGAGCAGGATTCCCCACTCATGTAAAGCTGACTCCGAAGGATGAGAACGCCATCGAGTACATACTGGTCAACGGCGCAGAGTGTGAGCCGTACCTCACCAGCGACTACCGGATGATGCTGGAAGAGCCGGAGAAAATTGTAGGCGGCTTAAAGGTCATCCTTCAGCTGTTTGACAATGCAAAGGGTGTTATCGGCATTGAGAACAATAAGCCGGAGGCCATCAAGAAACTTACCGAGATGGTAAAGGACGAGCCGCGCATCACGGTCTGTCCCCTTATGACAAAGTATCCGCAGGGAGGAGAGCGTTCCCTGATTTATGCCGTTACAGGCAGGAAGGTCAACTCGTCCATGCTTCCCGCGGACGCAGGATGCATCGTGGACAATGTTGACACCGTGATTTCCATTTACATGGCAGTGTGCAAGAGCACGCCCCTGATGAGGAAGATCATCACGGTCACCGGAGACGCGGTGGCAGACCCCAGAAATTTCAGCGTAAAGCTTGGAACCAATTACCAGGAGCTGTTGGACGCAGCCGGCGGTTTTAAGACGGAGCCGGAAAAGGTTCTGTCAGGCGGCCCCATGATGGGCCAGGCCATATTTGACCTGAATATCCCGGTAAGCAAGACTTCGTCCGCCCTGACCTGCTTCACAAAGGACCAGGTGGCTGAGATGGAGCCTTCCGCATGCATACGGTGCGGAAAATGCGTCAGTGTATGTCCAAGCCACATCATCCCTGTGATGATGATGCAGGCCGCTCTCAGGGACGACTGCGAGACATTCGAGAAGCTGAACGGTATGGAATGTATGGAGTGCGGAAGCTGCACCTACATATGTCCGGCCAAGAGGCCTCTGACTCAGGCATTTAAGGAAATGCGCAAGACAGTTGCGGCTAACCGCAGGAAGAAAGGGTAG